One Papaver somniferum cultivar HN1 chromosome 10, ASM357369v1, whole genome shotgun sequence genomic window carries:
- the LOC113316069 gene encoding uncharacterized protein At2g29880-like, with the protein MKCSFPPLWLSGITIPRQKSVVVDNEMQVMAPHWNWVQAEDDILVDVLTELALDAEKLPNSGLSTTNIDSRIKTLKKHSMAINEMLNAGSGFEWDYVNNKLVCEKNLFDEWAMSHPSIKGVYGKVFPHLDALVEIFAEDRANGKGPASLAEELEDIDKEDEQERENETEQETEHEQSNQSGSVDEANNSNDKGRRRKRVRSSSLDIGSGESSGDSNGLNLMANYFSKFVSGTLSHFEAIRSTLAQESDTNKQLFEEMQKIDGLNDDNVMDAASIILDSTTNTKMFFWMDEGKRAHYVKNRILK; encoded by the exons ATGAAATGCAGTTTTCCTCCTTTATGGCTTTCTGGAATTACTATTCCTAGACAGAAGTCTGTAGTAGTTGATAATGAAAT GCAAGTAATGGCACCTCATTGGAATTGGGTACAAGCTGAAGATGACATATTGGTTGATGTTTTGACGGAACTTGCGCTCGATG CTGAGAAACTACCCAATTCCGGGTTAAGTACTACCAACATTGATTCTAGAATCAAGACCCTGAAGAAGCATTCAATGGCAATCAACGAAATGCTAAATGCTGGCAGTGGTTTTGAATGGGATTATGTCAACAATAAGCTTGTGTGTGAGAAGAATTTATTTGATGAATGGGCTATG TCTCATCCGAGTATAAAGGGAGTGTATGGGAAAGTTTTTCCTCATTTGGACGCATTGGTTGAAATATTTGCTGAAGATAGAGCAAATGGTAAAGGACCTGCGTCTTTAGCTGAAGAGTTAGAAGAcatagataaagaagatgaacaagaaagGGAGAAcgaaacagaacaagaaacagagCATGAACAAAGTAACCAGTCTGGATCAGTGGACGAAGCCAATAATAGCAATGATAAAGGTAGGAGAAGGAAAAGGGTTAGATCATCTTCTTTGGATATTGGATCCGGTGAATCAAGTGGTGATTCGAATGGTCTTAATTTGATGGCTAATTATTTCAGCAAGTTTGTATCAGGCACTCTTTCACATTTTGAAGCGATTCGTAGTACATTGGCTCAAGAATCAGACACCAACAAGCAGTTGTTTGAGGAGATGCAGAAAATTGATGGTCttaatgatgataatgtgatgGATGCTGCATCGATTATACTTGATTCGACTACAAATACCAAAATGTTTTTCTGGATGGACGAAGGAAAGAGGGCTCACTATGTGAAGAATAGAATACTCAAGTAG
- the LOC113316070 gene encoding protein ALP1-like, protein MVAKFLYVIAHHHKNRVVGFQFNRSGDTISRHVNTVLKGVIRLQGELLKEPVTVATSSVDQRWNCFKNFLGALDGTHISVHVATSDKPRYRTRKREIATNVLGVCSQDLEVIYVYTGWEGSAADSRVLREAIYKKNGLKVPHGYYYLVDAGYPNSGGFLAPFRGQRYHLKEWGRDRLEPRTAEELFNMKHCRARNVIERVFGLLKMRWEILRVPSWYPVNIHCRFIMTCCLIHNLIRREMPMDEFLPEDEYEDGPINLVSPQESRMIEHVDSSNYWDVQRKELADQMWERWTARRRRRIVS, encoded by the exons ATGGTGGCGAAATTTTTATATGTAATTGCGCATCACCATAAGAATAGAGTTGTGGGTTTTCAATTCAACCGATCAGGAGATACGATTAGTAGACATGTGAACACGGTGTTGAAAGGAGTTATTAGGCTTCAAGGAGAGTTGTTAAAAGAACCGGTAACAGTCGCTACAAGTTCAGTTGACCAAAGATGGAATTGCTTTAAG AACTTCCTAGGGGCATTAGATGGAACACATATTAGTGTCCACGTTGCTACATCAGACAAGCCTAGGTATCGTACAAGGAAAAGAGAAATTGCTACCAATGTCTTAGGTGTATGTTCTCAAGATTTGGAGGTTATATATGTATATACTGGATGGGAAGGATCAGCTGCCGATTCTCGTGTTCTTAGGGAAGccatttacaaaaaaaatggcTTAAAAGTTCCACATG GTTACTATTACCTTGTCGATGCCGGTTATCCAAATAGTGGAGGATTTCTTGCTCCCTTTAGAGgtcaacgttatcatttgaaGGAATGGGGGAGAGATCGTCTAGAACCCAGGACAGCTGAAGAGTtattcaatatgaaacattgtaGGGCTAGGAATGTTATTGAAAGAGTTTTTGGATTGTTGAAAATGAGATGGGAAATACTTAGGGTTCCCTCATGGTATCCTGTGAACATACATTGTCGTTTTATCATGACTTGTTGTTTGATACATAACCTTATTAGGAGAGAAATGCCGATGGATGAATTTTTACCGGAAGATGAATATGAAGATGGACCAATTAATTTGGTTTCTCCTCAAGAAAGTCGAATGATCGAACATGTTGATTCCTCGAATTATTGGGATGTTCAGAGAAAGGAGTTGGCAGATCAAATGTGGGAAAGATGGACTGCACGTAGACGTAGGCGCATAGTTAGTTAA